The Pontibacter korlensis sequence CATCAATTACAAATTTGCCATTAAAGATTTTATGGCGGCAGTGCTCTGAGTTAACCTGCGAAAATCCGAATACTTCAGAGTCAGTAAGTGGTCTGCCTAATCTTTCGGATAAGCTATTTAAATACTCAACTTCTTCATCGCTTAGCGATAGCCCTTCCTGTTTGTTGTACGCTGCAATATCAGTAATTGGCAGCACCGGCTCAGGCTCGATATTGATAGTGTAGATTTCCTGATCCAGACCATTATACTTCTGAGAAAGCATTGGATCAAAATCATTAAAATCTTCTTCTACTATTTTAAACTCTTCAATACGGATGATCCCCTCTATGCCCATGTTCTGCGTGATTTCCACGGCATTGGTACTCCATGGAGTTATCATGGCAGCACGAGGACCAATAAAAAAGCCACTCAGCGCAGTTTCCTGCTTTAGAGTGGCGTTGCCGAACAGCCATTCTAGTTTTGAAATGTCTGTAGCGTTCAGTTCCCCTTCGCTTTGTAGGGCGTAAACTGTATCAGGTTGACTAAAAAAGAAGTGAAGCATGCTTAATTTTTTTCTAGCCACTAAGGTAGGGGTAAAATTTAAAAAACTGAACAAGTATACCGCAGTTATCAGGACAATTCAGACCGTTTAGTACTAAGTAGTACTATTACCTGTTATTCATACTCATCCTTTAGGTTGGAAATCATAGGGTGAACCCGAATGTCTTTGGATATAAAGAACAACACATCAGGATGGTGTAAAGCAGGCACCTTACTTTAGTTAACTAGGCTCTGAGCTTGGACTAAGACCAGCTGCTATAAAGTCTCCTCATAACGCTTTACCCTCTGTTTTGATGTCCCCAAGCCATCTATTCCCATCTCCAGCACATCTCCCGATTTTAAATAAACTGGTGGGGTTAAACCATATCCTACCCCAGCTGGAGAACCGGTAGAGATTATATCTCCTGGGAGCAACGTGATGAATTGGCTCATATACGAAACAAGGTGCGGTATTTTAAAGATAAAATTGGCGGTAGTGCTGTCCTGCATTGTCTCGCCGTTTAGCTTCAGCCAAAGGCGCATGGCATTTACATCTTCAATTTCATCTTTAGTAACGAGGTAGGGCCCTATTGGAGCGAAAGTATCACAGCCTTTGCCTTTGTCCCAGGTGCCGCCGCGCTCAAATTGGTATTCACGCTCCGAAACATCATTATGCAGGCAGTACCCGGCCACATAATCCATAGCCTCGGCCTCTTCTACATATCTTGCCTTTTTCCCGATAACAAAAGCGAGCTCTACCTCCCAATCTGTCTTCTCTGAATTTCTAGGGATGATGATGTCATCGTTTGGCCCCATCAGCGCTGTTGTAGATTTCATGAAGATGATCGGTTCTGTGGGAATCGGCTTTTCCATCTCTTCGGCATGGTCGGCATAATTGAGGCCGGTACAAACAATCTTCGAAGGGCGGGCAACGGGACTCCCCAAGCGACTGTTCTCTGGTATGCGCTCAAGTTTCTCTTTATTCAACTCAACAAAAGCCTTCAAGCGTGAAAGACCATCTGTTTCGAAAAAGCGCTCGTTATAATCTTCTCCAAGAGCAGAGGTGTCATAAAAAGCGCCATCTATCACAATGGCAGGTTTCTCTCGGTTCAGTTCTCCGTATCGTATTAATTTCATATCCTATGTTTTTCGCCTTTCAATAAAGGCATATGTAGTTAGTATAATTTTGCTGCTGCTATTATAACAGCATTAAGTACGGTATTCTGTTTCCCATCGGTATACTACTGGACACAACTAGTCTTAATACTGTAGCGGCTTATGCAAGAGATGTGAAAGCGAAGGAAACATGTAACAAAGTTATGTTACGACTGAGGCTCCAGCTGCTGTACCTTAAACTCACATCTTTTGATTTCTTTTTCTGTAACAACTTATTAAGCTAAAAGCTACCAGAGGTTTTATTCCTCAGTGTGCCCATAAATATATTACTCTGAACTTGATTTCACATTCTCCCACCACTGCTGAAAAACCTGATGCTCCTTATCCAATTCCACGACCTGGCCAATCATGGGAGTGATGAGGGATTGGTTAAACTCCTTGTTCAGCTGCGTGACCTTTGCCAGGGGCTCATTCCAAGCGTGGCCGCCTAGGTCAAACTTGCCAGAGTGTACCGGGAAAGTTCGCTTAGCCCTAAGGTCTTTACTGGCTTGCAGTACTTCGTCCGGCATGGTATGGATATAGCGCCAAGCTGCATTGTATTGCCCGTTCTCCAAAATTGCCAGATCAAATCCGCCAAACCGCTTCCCGATCTCAGTAAAGTGGGTGTCGTAACCGCTGTCGCCCCCTACACATATCCTTTTGGAAGGTGTCTCCACTACATAAGAGGTCCACAGGGTGTTATTGGAAAACAGGCTTCTCCCCGAAAAATGACGTGCCGGTGTAAGGTATACCGTGAGGGCGTCTGTAAGTACAATCTTATCTCCCCATTCCTATTCAATTAGCTTGGAAGCTGGGTATCCCCATTTCCCAAAATGTGCCCCAACCCCTAATGCACAGACTACTTTTCCTACTTTACCCTTTAATTGCTTAACTGTGTCGCAATCCAGGTGGTCGTAGTGGTCGTGCGTGATGAGCAGGTAATCGATTGTTGGCAAGTCTTCTACCTTGTAAGCGTCGGCACCTTTAAAGCCTTTGTTCATTCAGCTAAAGGGAACAGCATAGTTGCTTAGTACAGGGTTTACTAAATGGTTTTACCTTCTAACTGCATGAGGTATGATGAGTGACCAGACCAGGTAATCTTTGTCCTTTGGCAGCAACTTTAAAACTGTTGAGTTGGCCTTTCCATTTTTGGCATCTGTGTAAGATTCGCTCCATAACTCTCCTTCGTGTTCCATACCGTAATTATATATGGCTTTGTTCTATCTTTCCCAACATCAAGGAGGCGATTAAATCAGCCACAAGTTATGGTATCAAAAAGATGCTAGTCCTAATTAAGCCAGAACAATTCTCATTGCCCACTGTGCTACTTCCACCATTATTTATTACATTCCAAAGGTAAATGTACAATAGCAATTCTACTAAATAAGGTTAATGGCATGTCTGAGATGACTGAATTGAAAAGGAGTCAGATGAAAATGGGCATTTATGCCGCCGTTGTGGTTTTTTTAACCTACATCATGATTTTTGGCTTCAGAAAATCCTTTACAGCGGCTACTTATGAAGGTATCGAAATAGCCGGGTACAGCTATAAGACAGTGCTTGTTATCAGTCAGGTGCTTGGTTACCTGTTGGCCAAATTTTATGGCATCAAGTATATCTCGGAGCTAAAACGAACCGGCAGGGGTAGCGTGATTCTTCTCCTGACAGGGATCTCCTGGTTAAGTTGGCTTCTTTTCGCTATTGTACCCTTGCCTTACAACATTGTTTTCCTTTTTATAAATGGTTTCCCCTTGGGTATGCTTTGGGGCGTTGTGTTCTCCTATGTAGAGGGCAGGAGGAGTACTGATTTTATTGGTGCCACATT is a genomic window containing:
- a CDS encoding fumarylacetoacetate hydrolase family protein → MKLIRYGELNREKPAIVIDGAFYDTSALGEDYNERFFETDGLSRLKAFVELNKEKLERIPENSRLGSPVARPSKIVCTGLNYADHAEEMEKPIPTEPIIFMKSTTALMGPNDDIIIPRNSEKTDWEVELAFVIGKKARYVEEAEAMDYVAGYCLHNDVSEREYQFERGGTWDKGKGCDTFAPIGPYLVTKDEIEDVNAMRLWLKLNGETMQDSTTANFIFKIPHLVSYMSQFITLLPGDIISTGSPAGVGYGLTPPVYLKSGDVLEMGIDGLGTSKQRVKRYEETL